GATTCTACAGGTACAATAACAATAATCTTTAATAAAGTCGATGAATTCGTAAAAGAAATACCAGTAACTGAAACTATTAAAATCTCATTAAACGATCCTGTAGTTTCATACGGAGAATTCAATAATTTGAATTATTTTGAACCTCAAATAGGCCTTGATACATTACTAATCAAAAGCAACCAAGCATACGTCTATTTAAATCATACAATTGGTTTTAATTATGAGCACAATTTTGTTTTAAAAACTGGAAAAACCTATTTTATAAAGTATGATGGAGAAAACCCATATGTAGATAAAACTGATGATAAGACCTTTAACAACTTAGATTTCTTGTTAAACAAGCAATACCAAGGCTTATACTCCAATCCGGTTAGTGGCTTTTTTAGAGATTTAACCTTTAGTTATTTAGTAGATAAAAAAAAGAGAGTTGGAACCTTAAAAAGCAGTTATGAAAATGCAAAAAAAAATATAAATAAGGAGTTTCAATTATTAGATTCACTCAATACTATTGGACAATGGAGTACTCATGCATTGGAATATTATACTCAAAGAAATACGGCGAAAAGACTTAAAAATGAACTTGATGCTAACATTCTAATAGCCAAAGATCGGCTGAGAGATGAATTAAATGAATTATCCATTGCAAGTCGCTATAAGGAGCAGTTGCTGAAAAAGGTTTGTTCGACTTATATTTATAGTTTGCTTAAAAAGGTAAACTACGAGGACGGAATAAATCGGGACTACAGCGATGTCTTCTTTTCAATTGATTCCAGTGGTATTTTCAACCAAACAGACAAGCGGTTTCTTTTAAATAATATCGTTCATTTGGCCAGACTTAATTCAGTAAATGAGTTTACAACCTTAGAAGAAGCATTCAATAAAATATTTGAAAAGAAATATGACAATCCATCTCAGCCAATTGTTGATAAGAAAGACAAGGGACTAGATTCGAGTGATTTACTTTTAAAAAACGAACTAGACGAATCCTTTTCTCTAAATAACATATTGAAAAGTGGTAATGCCAAATTGTATTATGTAGATGTGTGGGCTAGTTGGTGTGGGCCATGCCGTAAAGAAATACCCAAATCTTTAGAATTATCGAATAAATACAAAGACCTCGGTGTAATCTTTTTATACTTATCCATTGATGACAACATTAAAAACTGGAAAAAAGCCCTAATTTCAGAAGGCATGAAAGGAAATGTAAATAGTTTTATAGCACCTTCATTTAATGAAACATTATTTGCCAAAAAGTTTAAAATCTCTTCTATTCCACGTTATTTAATCTTTGACTCAAAAGGAAATCTTATTATCGATGATGCAATTAGACCGTCTGCTCCGAAGTTTGATGAGCTTATAAATAGTTTGTTGGAAAATTAGTTTTATGTACTTTTTCGGCCTTTGGGTTCTTTATGTTCTCCATTTGAATTATGAATTCTAGCTAAAACTACTTTTAATTATGTCTTTTGTCTTTGAAGGTTTTGTAACAACACTTTTAGAGTCAAGTTTTTGCTACCAGTTGGATGAGATAAGCCTTGTTTTCTTATTTGTATCAGTTAATTTTTTCAAAAGTCCGCTTGAACAAACATTATTACTTTATTATTACTAAAATAATAATTGTTCAAGTGGTTTTTATTGATTTTTGAACTTAAACATCTTGAATTTCAAGTATTCAATGAAGAAGTTCTCCCACTTACAGCAAATGGACGCCATGGATTGCGGGCCTACGTGTTTGCGTATGGTTGCGAAGCAACTGGGGAGGAATTTTTCTGCACAGCAATTGCGTACTGCGGCGGAGATTGGCAAAGATGGGGTAAACTTGCTCGGTATAGCAAAAGCAGCAGAGAAAATAGGCCTAAAAACACTGGCAGTAAAGGTGAGTCTAGAGCGGCTAGTGGCGGAGGCTCCTATGCCATGTATTGTCCACTGGGCTCAAAATCACTTTGTGG
This portion of the Spirosomataceae bacterium TFI 002 genome encodes:
- a CDS encoding Thioredoxin-like, producing the protein MKNILLVLTIILLTGCWKSTEDQKNEASLNDSDSTGTITIIFNKVDEFVKEIPVTETIKISLNDPVVSYGEFNNLNYFEPQIGLDTLLIKSNQAYVYLNHTIGFNYEHNFVLKTGKTYFIKYDGENPYVDKTDDKTFNNLDFLLNKQYQGLYSNPVSGFFRDLTFSYLVDKKKRVGTLKSSYENAKKNINKEFQLLDSLNTIGQWSTHALEYYTQRNTAKRLKNELDANILIAKDRLRDELNELSIASRYKEQLLKKVCSTYIYSLLKKVNYEDGINRDYSDVFFSIDSSGIFNQTDKRFLLNNIVHLARLNSVNEFTTLEEAFNKIFEKKYDNPSQPIVDKKDKGLDSSDLLLKNELDESFSLNNILKSGNAKLYYVDVWASWCGPCRKEIPKSLELSNKYKDLGVIFLYLSIDDNIKNWKKALISEGMKGNVNSFIAPSFNETLFAKKFKISSIPRYLIFDSKGNLIIDDAIRPSAPKFDELINSLLEN